The Prunus dulcis chromosome 3, ALMONDv2, whole genome shotgun sequence genome segment cttcttttgacccaaaaaaaaaaaaaaagacccagCTGTTGTAAGCTCTGCTTTTCCAAATTGCGccctttatttttcctttttcttttgtgcatGATTCATACACAAACATGTATCAGCTTAACCAAGTACAATTTGAGGTTATGTGGTTGTATATAGTAGGATGAAtagaaacataaattttgCGTGGCTTTTCGTGGTTTTATCGCGTAAAGCATATCATGAATGACTACATAGATATTTAACTTTAATGTATATTCTTGCTTCCAGAGATGTTAGATGACGGATTCATGATTGTTCCGAAGTTTGATTGATGCTTATTCAGAATTTACTTTGAAAGAACACTTCATTTGCAGTTCCACATCTTATACTTTACTTACTATGTGGATATATTTTCCATAAACTTTCCAAAAGGTGTAAAACTCGGATCGTTTTTAGTAAGCACCGTTCTACTTGTTTCATGTAAGACAGAGGTTATCCCTTCCATGATTAAgatcaagattcaagacttgaCCTGACTTGAACTATTGCAATGATTTGATCCATACACTTAATTAATGTGACCAATCTTGTCATTCATGCAGGTTGTGAAGTACCTTTTAGCATCTTATGATATCATAAACTCCAATGACCATCAGGGCAACACAGCATTGCATGTGGCTGCTTCAAGGGGTCAATTAGCTGCAGCTGAAGCTCTTATATCTGCTTCTCCGTCATCCATTTCCATGAGAAACAACTCTGGAGAAACGTTTCTCCACAAGGCTGTATCTGGTTTTCAAAGTCCTGCCTTCCGAAGATTGGACCGACAAATTCAGCTTCTGAAGCAATTGGTATGTGGGAAAGCTTTCAACATTGAAGACATGATCAATGCCAAAAACAACGAAGGACGGACTGCCCTTCACACGGCAATCATTGGGAATGTTCATTCTGACTTGGTGCAACTGCTGATGATTGCTGAATCAATTGATGTCAATGCCCGTGATATTGATGGCATGACAGCACTTGATTACCTCAGACAATGGCCTCGTTCTGCATCGTCTGAGATACTAATTAGGCAGTTGATTTCAGCTGGGGGGATATTTGGTTGTCAAGATTACAATGCAAGAAAAGCCATTGCTTCTCGGTTGAAGATGCAAGGTGATGGAAGCAGTCCTGGAACATCATTTAGAATTTCTGACACAGAAATCTTCTTACATACAGGCATTGAAAATGTATCAGATGCCACTGCTGATCAGCATAGCACAGGAAACAATTCACCTTCACCAGAACTGATCAGCCCATATGACCCAACCAATGAGAACCGCAGCTCATTCTCTAGTAAAAAACCAGGTTCTGTAAATTATGCAGCACAACAGTTGAAACGCGTCATTGGCTGGCCCCGGATGAAGGAGAAAAAACCCGAAAGATTCAAGAAATCGGTTGATTTTGGTTCGGTGGATTCAAACAAGATATGCAGCAGCTCAGATGATGCACCAACACCACTTCGACAGAGATTTTCAAAGCCTTCATCACTGGCGAATAACAAACGGACACTTTCTGTGAGGAGCAACCAATCAAGTCCATCTGCGAAGAAGAGGTTTGCTTGTGGCATAAGGCATGGTGTTCTGCAGGCAATTCCACACATAACTGTTCCACGTCGGTCGCGCTCTAGTTCAttttcaaaatcatcatcaatcTCTTCACCTGGTTCTCTAGATAAACAAAAAGGTGTGTACATTGAAACTGATACTGCTGGACCATCTTGGTCAAATCATGTAGTTGATGATGAAACGCCAAACTTGGGTAAACAAGGCTCCCTGAATAGAAGGCTGAGGAGCCAGtatttctgttttggtacCTCAGGCCTATCTGTGAAAAACCCTGTTGCcaggcagcagcagcagcaacagcagaACCAAAGTTTCAAGCAtgcttctcctcctcctcctgttATTTCAGTGGCTTGAGTGAGTTGATGTGAAGATGTGAAGAGTTGGGTGGTTGCATTGCAATGAAGCAGACGTCAAAGCacagaaaggaaaggaagtgCTTGGTGCTTGGATATTATATGCAAACTCACTAACATAGAGGAAGAGCTGTAACTTGAATAGCTTGTACTGTTacttaatatttatgtttttttccctatcttttacttttatctTATGGTATGTTATGTTTGCTTGTTTTAACTTGTCTAgattatgaataataaaaagaggaaaaaaaaaaaaaaattccagttAAAAACTGTTTGCATCAATCTGTTTCTAGTCCATGCCATGATGCAGGTTCCTTGGGCCAATGTGCTCTCCAGCAATCCCTAAtcttaagaagaaaaaaagcccTTAATTTCTCCTTAACAGTAGGCCCAAAGCAAAAAAAAGTTGCGCTAGCTTTTCAAGGAACAAGGATTTGTGTGGCCTGCAGCAGCCCAACACTGTAAAGGTCGTCCAATTTGGTCAACAGccatgtctttttcttcttgttttgggttctGCCTGCGTACGGCTTGTGAACGTGGTCCTACCACTGCTACTTGAATagtctttgtttctttctttgtttctttgaacAGACAAGCCAACCTCTGATCCAGACATAAAGTTTCTCTAAACAACCCACAcgaaaaaacaagttgaaatcCAAAAGGTGCAAGTTACAACTGTACATGAAGAAAATGAGCAACCGA includes the following:
- the LOC117622501 gene encoding uncharacterized protein LOC117622501, translating into MPPTYFPLRWESTGDQWWYASPIDWAAANGHYDLVRELLRIDSNHLIKLTSLRRIRRLETVWDDEAHFDDVAKCRSNVARKLFYECESKKGKNSLIRAGYGGWLMYTAASAGQLGFVQELLERNPLLVFGEGEFGITDILYAAARSKNTEVFRLLFDFAVSPRFMTGKGGELEEHIGDIPSVYKREMVNRAVHAAARGGNLSILKELLSDCSDVLAYRDIQGSTILHAAAGKGRVEVVKYLLASYDIINSNDHQGNTALHVAASRGQLAAAEALISASPSSISMRNNSGETFLHKAVSGFQSPAFRRLDRQIQLLKQLVCGKAFNIEDMINAKNNEGRTALHTAIIGNVHSDLVQLLMIAESIDVNARDIDGMTALDYLRQWPRSASSEILIRQLISAGGIFGCQDYNARKAIASRLKMQGDGSSPGTSFRISDTEIFLHTGIENVSDATADQHSTGNNSPSPELISPYDPTNENRSSFSSKKPGSVNYAAQQLKRVIGWPRMKEKKPERFKKSVDFGSVDSNKICSSSDDAPTPLRQRFSKPSSLANNKRTLSVRSNQSSPSAKKRFACGIRHGVLQAIPHITVPRRSRSSSFSKSSSISSPGSLDKQKGVYIETDTAGPSWSNHVVDDETPNLGKQGSLNRRLRSQYFCFGTSGLSVKNPVARQQQQQQQNQSFKHASPPPPVISVA